In [Phormidium] sp. ETS-05, the genomic window AGATATTTCTGGGCAAAAGTTTTCTGTCCCTATTTTAATCTCTCGTTTGGCCAAATTTAGCCAGAATTAGTTAAGAATTGTCTATGATTTGCCCTGCTAGCTAGCGCAATTCTCCGCCGAATCCAGCTATTCATAGCACATCATAGTCCGACCAAATCTTAAAATATCTGGAAATTATGGCAATGGTGCATCACCCCCCAACCCCACTTGTGACCAAATCAGGCTTGACAAGTATTCTTACTTATCCCTTCCTCAATCTAGCAGCATCTCGGCTATCATCAGTGATTTCCATCACATCACAGCCATTATTTTTCTTAAATTTTTGTAATTTTTATTGAAAATTTGCAAAATTTTATCAATAAACTTAACAATATGGCCAGGAGATTCACAATTAACAGGGATTTTGCTTCCGAGAGGTCGGGTTAATCAGCGATTAACCCGACCTCATATAAGTAGCTAGTCAAATTGTCGCCAGTGCAACAGGTAAACAGGAACGTTAAACCAGACATTATCTGGTTCCGGGGTGGTGACTTTAATCACTTTTGACTCGCCCGGATCTGCCTCAATCCAAGTTTGGTTTCCCTGGTAAGCTAAGATATGTTCGCCATCTACTGTTACCGCCATATCTCCTGGTTTAATTTGGCTGTAATCTATTTGATTGATGCTTTCGTATTCTGTCCCCTTTCTGGTATAATTGCGGTATTCATCCCGCATGGCGTCGGCGCCAGCGTCGTACCACCAGAGGGAAATCCCGTTTCTGATGAGTTGGGGATTAAGAGAAAGCAATCCCTGCTGCAAATTAGCCCAAATTAAACCTTGACGGACTAATCCCGAACAATCAATCCCCAGTTGATTTTTCTCCCCCAAACGTAAGGGGTGCCTTCATAGCGATCGAGCTGCCGCACATACAGATTGCGCATGGCATCGCCATCCGCAGCCCTTCCCGGCAATAATACCAGTCCCAGAGAGAACAAGGACAATACTATCCAGGCAATTTTGACTACCTTTCTTTGCTTAAATAAAGCCCATACTCCCCCCCAAACCAGCAAACCGAATATCAGCGCCCCCAAGCGCATAATCCCATAATTTATCGGTTGCACCAGTAAAGCACCCAGCGCAAATATGGCTAAATACCACAAACTTAAGGCATCTTTTCTGTGAAATTGTGGCCAGAGCATTGATTTATCTCCAAACCTGAACTAAATCTGATTTTATTAGATTAACCCAAAAATCCTCAATTAACCATCCCCAAATTGCGCTCGATGTTGGTCAATGACGCATCTAGCGGTTATTTCATCTTTTTGTTAAAAAAAGTTAAATTTTCGGTAAGTTCACAGACCTTGGATGGCGCGAAATCCGGCGTTTTTGGGCAAACTCAAGGTGCATTTAAAATGATGCAGAAAGAACAGTTGACATCCATCCAGAATCTGTGGTATTGTATGGTGACTTCACAAGCAGCTAATCACTTTCTCCCACAAAACCAAAATTAGTGAAAAATTCTGGCGGAGTACAAGTGACAAATTACTCGGGACAAATAACAAGTGACACATTACATATGATCCAAAGACTATACGTACACAATTTCAGATGCCTAGAAAACTTTGAGCTAACCCTGAAAGGGCTGCCATCTGCTCTGTTAATTGGCAAAAATGGGGCAGGGAAATCAACTGTTGGCGATGCTTTAGAAGTTTTTCAGCGCATTGGGCGAGGTATCAATAGAATCCGCGACTTGGTGAAGCCGAAGGATTTCGCTCGTGGCAGGTATGATGTGCCTATGCGCTTTGAAATAGAAGTCTTATTGACCGAAAAAATCTACAAATATGTCCTAGCATTGGAATTGCCAGAAAACTTTAAAGAGCTGCGAATTTGGGAAGAGCAACTCCTAGTAGGAGGCGAGCCAATTTACTCGCGAGAACAAGCCCAAGTTACCCTCCACACCACCTCGCGAAGTCGTGAGGCGCAGTTTATGGTAGATTGGCATCTGGTGGCACTACCCATCATTCAAGAGCAATCTAATACTGATCCGCTGCGGATTTTCAAAACTTGGCTCGCCAGCATACTTATTCTAGCTCCCATCCCCACCTTAATAACTGGAGCATCCCAAGGCGAAACTTTGGATATCCAGAAAGACGCTTCCAACTTCGGGGAATGGATTTCTGGGTTACTCAGTCGCTATCCCGCCGCTTACACACAGGTGGATAAGTACCTCCGAGATGTGATGCCAGACATTCAGGAGTTCCTGAATGAGCCGATCGGCAAAGACGCTAAAAACATGATTGTGCGGTTTGAAGCCAATAATGCAAATTTTAGTGTTGACTTTGAAGATTTATCAGACGGAGAAAAGTGCTTTTTTATTTGTGCGGTTGTTTTAGCAGCCAATAAATATAATCCTCTATTTTGCTTCTGGGACGAGCCAGATAACTATCTTTCCTTGTCCGAGGTGGGACATTTTGTCATGTCCCTGCGCCGATCGTTCCAGGGTAACAGTCAAATTTTGGTCACATCTCATAATCCTGAAGCCATCAGAAAATTTTCCGATGACAATACTTTTGTACTCGATCGCAAAAGCCACTTATAGCCGACTTTAGTCCGGTTACTTAGCGATATCCCTGTACCAGGAGACCTTATCAATTCCTTAATTCTGGGGGATATCGAATTATGAAAAACAGGTATAGAACCCAAATATAACCCACCGGAGTTAGACCAGCTTAATTGTCATAATCACTCCCTTTCCCAGACATAAACACACTTTCTTAATTCGCTCCGCCCATGATTTCCCATTTGCTGACTGCTATTGCCTTTACCCCTTCCCAAAGTCCAGATATATCGAGTAGTTAAACCAAACTGTTCGGCAATGTCAGAGAGAATAATATCCACCGGGACTTCCTCGCCAGCATAACGGACATTATCATTAACCATTGCGACTATTCCGCCCGGTTTTAGAAGGCGAGCCAACTCATAAATAACAAAACACATTTCATAAAAGTAGTTTTGCACCAGCCGCGCAATATGGGAATTATTCAGCTTTCCCATTTGCCGATAATTATCAAGAATAGAAATCACTTCTTGCAGAGCCGCCTGATTATTAAAAACCGATTCAATTTTGGTGAAATCAGCTAGGCGACCTAAATTTACATAGTATTGCTCAAGCAGAGCTTTTTTATCTCGATTCTCCACAGTGCAAGAAAGCATGGTTTGACGTAATTTTTTAACATCTTCACTGCTACAACCTAAATAAACTAGCTCCAAAGCATAGGTTCGCGTGTAATCATACCGATTTGCATAAGGAGGAGATGTCAAGACAAAATCAATGCTGCTTCCCGGTAAAGTCGGTAATATGTCCAGACATGAACCAGAAAAAATCTCGAGCGGCTTTTCCAAAGGCTTTTCTATCTTTGCTTCCGTAAAGAGAGAGCATTGTTTAGGTGGCTCGGTGAAATCATCCACCATCTGACGCAACTTTCTGGTGATGGCATCACGAAAACTCAGAATAGTCCCTTTATTAAAACTTTTTTGGCCTTGAGAACGATTAGAGCGGGCATCCCAACGCAGATACTGACCATCCTTGCGGGTGTAGCTGATATCCTCTAAAATGCAGAAAGCTGCATAAAGCAGCACCATTTGAATGTCACAATCATTGATATAACGGTGGCAATAGCTTATGTAACCAACAAGCTGTTTTTCTTCATCGTCAGGAAAAGCACCTTTTGTAATAGAAATATGCTGTAACGCATATTCTGCATCGTAATATTCAGCAAAATTTTCTCTAATAATTTGCTCTACTGTTATTTTGAATGCTGACACATCTAAACATTCAGCCGCCATCCGGGCTTTCATGGCATATATGCCAACCGGTAGCACTTCTATTCCTTGGGTTGTCCACCCTAATTCTCTGGCGGCGAATAGAGCGGAACCTGCACCAGCAAAAGGGTCAAGTAATACCCCTGTTTGAGGCATCAGTTTTTGCAATAAGTATTGCACAAGCTGAGCGGAAAACCCTTCTTTGTATTTAAACCAACTGTAAAAAGGTGCTTGCTTATTTGCTTGAAAACTAACTAATTTTCTATCAATATCAGGATTATAGATGATTTTATCCCGAAACCGGTTAAATAAATTATCACGCATCACAGTTGGATTACAGCAACCTTCTGACGGGGATTATTTTTTGAGTAAAATATATATGTGAATAAGGTTTCTGGCGTGAGCGGATTTATGGGTTGGGTTGAGGAACGAAACCCAACCACAGACTACTTTGGCATTAGTTGCTGGGTTTCCTCGCTCTAACCCAAAGAAATCCTTCTTCACCCACCTGATAAGATAAATTTCCCTCAAAAAACGGTGCATAAGGATTTGACTCTGGCCCTTTTTTAGTGATGCGGTAAGACTGCACTTCTAATTTATTCAGCAAATTTTCTTTAATGATTTTTTCATTAAGTTGCTGCGGTTCGCAAGGAGAAGCAGGTTCTTCCAAATTGAAACTGCCTATAAACTCACCGCCCTCCTTTAAGACTCTGATAATCTCATTACACATCTGAGGAAAATCATTGACATGATCAATGGCATTGATAGTAAACATAATATCAACGAAATTTGACGGCAAAGGTATCACCTTTTCAGTAGATTTTACATAAATCATTCCGTGAGAAGTAATGTTATCTGAGAACTCATCAGCATAAAGGTCTGCCAGTACATCAATCCCTATTCGCAAAGAAGCTGAACTAGCCCAAACTAAGCTACCCCTTGGCCCACAACCGAAATCGGCAATAATTTTTCCCTTGAGGAAGTTGTCACTAGATTCTGCTGCGATTGCCAGCATTAATTGCTGATAATGAGAGTTTTTGAATTTTCCTTGGTCGATTTGGAAACGACTTCTCCAGAATGACAATTCAGTTTCATTTTTCTTGATAAAAAGATTTCTAACTGGTCGGATAATCTTTTTGATTGGCTCAGGAATTATTTTTTTAAAACGCTCTTCTATTGACAGATACATAGGATGTCTCCTTTTGAATTTAGGATTGTTGGAAATGTCAAGTTGAAATATTTACTGGAGAATATCCAGCCAATTCCTCAAATAGGATTTGGCTGGACGCGGTGCAATTGTTATGAAACCGTTGGCTTAGAAGCGGTTGGGTTTGTAAACGATGAAGCTAATGGTTTGGCATTGCTTGATATTGTCAAACCCAGCTACGCGGATGAAGGAATTAGAGTATTCTTGACGGCACTCGCGCACTTCGTTCAGCACTTCTTGGGGGCTGCTGCAGTTGAACAGAGGCAGTTTCCACATGGTCCAGTAGTGCTGTTCTGGGGCGGAGTTTTCGCTGAATTCGATCGCCGGGATGTAGCCCTGGCTGATCATATACTGGATTTGCTTGACGATTTGCTGATCCGTCAGCGGGGGCAAGTAAGAGAGGGTTTCGTAACGACGCTCAATGGGCAGAGTTCTCATGGTTTTCCTACGATGGTGAAAAATTATCAGTCTTTAGGGTCGTTAATATCTAACTCTGGGTGAGGGGGAGCGGCTCTATCCGTGGGCGAAAGCGGTTCCGTAGCGGTCATCCTCTCCAAAAGTTGTCTGCGTTGGTCCATGTTGTCCTTGCGGATACCAGACAAGACCATTTCGGGAATCAGTTCTAGGACGTTTTCCGCCAAACTTTCCCGGACCGTCATAATCCGCAAGGCTAACTCCTTGTGTTGCTGCATCAGCTCTTGAAGGTAAACCTCTCCTTCCTGGAAGTTATAACCAGAGGAGAATTGCCGGAACCAAATTGCCAGCGGGGGGTTGGTTTCGGTCAACTGGTCGATGACCGTCTTTACCGCTTGGTAGGTAAGGTAGTTTTGGACAATCCGAGCGGTCTGTTTGAGAACGAACTTGGAATCCATTGCATATATCCTATCCCGTCCCCCCCACTATAGAGCAGCCACTCTTTTAGAGTGTATCGACTGCTTCAAAGTCGAACTTGATTTCCTTCCACAGTTCGCAAGCGGCGGCGAGTTCAGGGCTCCAGCGAGCGGCTTCGCGGATGACTTCGTTGCCTTCGCGGGCCAAGCTGCGGCCTTCGTTACGAGCTTGGATGCAGGCTTCGAGAGCGACGCGGTTGGCGGTAGCGCCGGGAGCGTTGCCCCAGGGGTGGCCGAGGGTGCCGCCGCCGAACTGCAAGCAGGAGTCATCGCCGAAGATTTCCACCAGAGCGGGCATGTGCCACACGTGGATACCGCCGGAAGCGACGGGCATCACACCGGGCATAGAGGCCCAGTCTTGGGTGAAGAAGATACCGCGAGAGCGGTCTTCTTCGATGTGGTCTTCGCGAATCAAATCGACGAAGCCCATCGTAATACCGCGTTCGCCTTCGAGTTTGCCCACCACGGTGCCGGTGTGCAGGTGGTCGCCACCAGACATCCGCAAGCACTTGGCGAGGACGCGGAAGTGCATACCGTGGTTTTTCTGACGGTCAATCACGGCGTGCATAGCGCGGTGAATGTGCAGCA contains:
- a CDS encoding AAA family ATPase, which gives rise to MIQRLYVHNFRCLENFELTLKGLPSALLIGKNGAGKSTVGDALEVFQRIGRGINRIRDLVKPKDFARGRYDVPMRFEIEVLLTEKIYKYVLALELPENFKELRIWEEQLLVGGEPIYSREQAQVTLHTTSRSREAQFMVDWHLVALPIIQEQSNTDPLRIFKTWLASILILAPIPTLITGASQGETLDIQKDASNFGEWISGLLSRYPAAYTQVDKYLRDVMPDIQEFLNEPIGKDAKNMIVRFEANNANFSVDFEDLSDGEKCFFICAVVLAANKYNPLFCFWDEPDNYLSLSEVGHFVMSLRRSFQGNSQILVTSHNPEAIRKFSDDNTFVLDRKSHL
- a CDS encoding site-specific DNA-methyltransferase; protein product: MMRDNLFNRFRDKIIYNPDIDRKLVSFQANKQAPFYSWFKYKEGFSAQLVQYLLQKLMPQTGVLLDPFAGAGSALFAARELGWTTQGIEVLPVGIYAMKARMAAECLDVSAFKITVEQIIRENFAEYYDAEYALQHISITKGAFPDDEEKQLVGYISYCHRYINDCDIQMVLLYAAFCILEDISYTRKDGQYLRWDARSNRSQGQKSFNKGTILSFRDAITRKLRQMVDDFTEPPKQCSLFTEAKIEKPLEKPLEIFSGSCLDILPTLPGSSIDFVLTSPPYANRYDYTRTYALELVYLGCSSEDVKKLRQTMLSCTVENRDKKALLEQYYVNLGRLADFTKIESVFNNQAALQEVISILDNYRQMGKLNNSHIARLVQNYFYEMCFVIYELARLLKPGGIVAMVNDNVRYAGEEVPVDIILSDIAEQFGLTTRYIWTLGRGKGNSSQQMGNHGRSELRKCVYVWERE
- a CDS encoding class I SAM-dependent methyltransferase — its product is MYLSIEERFKKIIPEPIKKIIRPVRNLFIKKNETELSFWRSRFQIDQGKFKNSHYQQLMLAIAAESSDNFLKGKIIADFGCGPRGSLVWASSASLRIGIDVLADLYADEFSDNITSHGMIYVKSTEKVIPLPSNFVDIMFTINAIDHVNDFPQMCNEIIRVLKEGGEFIGSFNLEEPASPCEPQQLNEKIIKENLLNKLEVQSYRITKKGPESNPYAPFFEGNLSYQVGEEGFLWVRARKPSN
- a CDS encoding ribulose bisphosphate carboxylase small subunit, with the protein product MRTLPIERRYETLSYLPPLTDQQIVKQIQYMISQGYIPAIEFSENSAPEQHYWTMWKLPLFNCSSPQEVLNEVRECRQEYSNSFIRVAGFDNIKQCQTISFIVYKPNRF
- a CDS encoding chaperonin family protein RbcX is translated as MDSKFVLKQTARIVQNYLTYQAVKTVIDQLTETNPPLAIWFRQFSSGYNFQEGEVYLQELMQQHKELALRIMTVRESLAENVLELIPEMVLSGIRKDNMDQRRQLLERMTATEPLSPTDRAAPPHPELDINDPKD